DNA from Thermoplasma acidophilum DSM 1728:
ATGCAGATCCTGCACTGCGAAGACAGAAATTAGGTTTTCTGGAACAGGAATATGTATTCATGCTTGAATACATAGAATCCGCCCGATAGGGCACGATAGCGCCAGAGTGCTTCCGATCCGGCTTTTCCCCTCGTGAACTCAAAGTTCTTCACGATGGTGCTCTTCAGCCTGAAGCTGATATTCATTACTGCCTGCATCGCGTAGAAGCCAAGCGGTATCCATTCCCCTTTCCTGTATTTGTCTCCGATCACCATGGCCATGAATCTTCCGTCTTCGAGGTGATCAGCGATGTTTTTAACCACCCTTGACAGCATGACTAGAAAATCATCCACGCTTCTCGCATTGGACAGATCGCCCGGGTCATCGGAAAACTTTATTATGTCATGGTAGGGTGGATGGAGTATCGCCATGCTGAATCGATCTATGCCATTCTCATCCATAAGATGTTTAATATCGACCGTCATTGAATTTTCCGTATATATGCGCGCAAGCCCATCGCCTCGAATCTTGCGAATGATCTCAGACGATCTCCTGCTGACTTCAGGATTTATCTCAATACCGATGGCATTTCTTCCGAGTTTCTTCGCCTCTATGAGAGTGGTGCCGCTGCCGCTGAAGGGATCTATTACCCATTCGTTCCTCTTTGTGTACCTCATCATCATCTGCCTTGGTATCTGTGGCACAAAATTTCCCCAGTACCATCCAAGCTTTGACCCACTGTAGTCCCTCTCCTTGAAGATCCACAGGCTGTCCGTTATGACGTCTCCATACTCCCTCCATCTTGATAGATCCATATCGCTGTATGGAAGCTTCCTTGGCCTGAAGGCCATCCTATAAATTTCATCTGCATAATGGATGGCGCGTTCCGTTGTGCGCGATCTCTCAATTTTGTCGATTATCTGGTAGAAGGCATCGGCATTTACAGTTACGCTTTCTCCACCATCGATTCCATTTCCCACCGTTGAACGAAGGCTGCCTGTCACCTTGCGAACTGTATCCATGTCCGGAGCCGATTTTATTCCGTCTATAGCCTTCTCTATCGCGCCTAGGGATATCTGCACATCGACCATCGATCACATCAGCATGTTTCGGGTTTTAATTTTTCCGTATGAACGATGTGGCACCGGCCAATGCAATAGATGAGAATGTTCGCAATGGCATCAGGTCATTTAGAAAACCTAATTATAATACACTTCGGGTGCAATTAACATTTAGTACAAACGGATACATTTTTCATAATAAAAGATTTATTTATTAAATACAATCATATCAATTATGGTAAAAAGAAGATCATAATGGCAATTGTTTCGCTCGCCATGGTCATATCGTTCTCGCCCGTCCTGAGCTATGTGGATGCTAATTCATTCTACGCTTTCGATCACAGTGTATCGATGGGAACCTCGGAATCGCTCAACTGGGCCGGACACGCTGTAGTTCCCAGCGATGGCAGCGCTCACAACGTAACGATGTCGCTGATCATACCCAATACGGACACCTCTGGAAATTCCTATGCCGCTTTCTGGGTCGGTATAGACGGCTACAATGACAACACGGCGGAGCGGACAGGCATATTGGGAGAGCCGAGCGGATACGGACATAATTCAAAGACAGTTTACAAGGTCTGATACGAGTTCTATCATGCTGCTCCAGTTTATGCCAGCTTCACAACTAATGCCGGTGATTATGTCTATGCAAGCGTAACATATAACGGCCCAGGCGAGTTTATAAGAAAGTTAGAAGTTTATGTGAAGCAGTAAAACTCCGATCTTCAGCGATGGGATACACAGACTTCGCCCAATAGAGGAGTTTATAATGCCTATGCAGGCATCGAAAAGTAGGGCTGGTGCGGTCCGAATTCACGCCTGTGGAGATACCGCCGACGGGATACCAGAATTATGAAGGTATTAGTCGCGTGTCGTTGAATCAGGAAGAAGATCCAAAGCTTCAGCTGAGGAGTAGCTCACACAGATGGGGTTGACCGGATTCGAACCGGTGACCTCTCGGTTATCAGCCGAGTGCTATAGCCTGTCTAAGCTACAACCCCGCAGCTCCGTAATTTGTTCCACGCATAATATTTTTTCTCTGTTCTATCGCATTAACCTAATTCAATTTAATCAGCATCCGCAAGATATTCGATAAGTGGAAGCATCCTCTTCCGAATCTCCCTGCCGCGTTCCGTGAGTTCGTAGGTTACGATATCGCCTTCATGTCTCTCTATAAGGCCACATTCGTTCATTTCATGAAGCCTCGCGGAGAGCATCGTGCTGCTTATTCCAGGGACGGCTCTCATCAGGTCATTGAAGTTCTTTCTTGTGTTATCGTTTCCCAGCACAGATACGATGAAGATGGCGTATTTCTTTCCTATTATGTGCAGAATGGGCTCCGCTGGATCTATGCAGATCTCTCCCCTATCAGTCTTTATCATGCAGGAAAGCGTTCTGTCGCCTTTCACGCCCATAATATTCGCATTTCGTATTTAAAGGGCATCCATCACATTCTGGTACCTTTTTGCAGTGATCCTTTGAAATCTGTACGATCATTGCATGCAAATTCTTCAGGCGTTCAACATCTTTTATCTCGCCTTCGACATCCTTTTTGATATCGCCGCCCCTTATTCCATAGCATCTATCGAGAAATCTGGCAGTGTATTTATCCATGACGAATACGGGAAGATCCAGCGCGTAGAGTAAGATCGAATCCAGAGTCTCCTGTCCGATGCCCTTTATGGGGGAAAAGAATGATACAGCCGTCTCCAGATCATGGATACTGTCAATTCCACCGAAACGTTCCATAAGGGCTTTGGACAGGGCGATGAGGCGCTCCGCCTTCTGATTGTAGAAACCGGACGGTCGGATGGTTTCAGCAAGATCCTTCACATCGCATTTCGATATCGCAGCGAGGCTGTTCAGGCCCTTCTCCCTTAGCCTTTCGATGGCCTTTTCCACATTTTTCCATGAGGTGTTCTGGGTGAGCACTGCGCCTATGACCACCTCGTCCTTTGAATCTGCTGGCCACCAGTGAAGGTCACCATATACGCGAAAAAGATCATCGTATACAGTGCTGTATATACGCATGATATTATTCCAGAGACTGAATTATACCATAGCCGATCAGGCGCCATCTGTTCATAACACGCCTACCTATTGCTACGCGCATGCCGTTGAATGCTGCCACTGGATACTTCAGCGAAACCTCTATTTCGCTGCCCTTCATGGCGTTAACAACACCGACGGTGTTTGCTGTTGCAACGGTGAACATCAAAGTTTCCTTTGGCCTTATGGGTTCAACGTTCAGTTCCTGATCGGATCCGACAACTCTCTTGAGCAGGTGCGATTCCAGCCTCATGGAGAACGCAACTGGAGGAACCTTGCCCACGTGCCCTGCGATCCTTCCTGTGAAGGCATCTCCCTTTGTGAGAAACGGATCGAGCTTCGTGCCAATGGCTGCCAATCCACCTGGCCTTATCCTGTCATATGAGTACTTGCCGGCCATCAGGCTCACAACCTCAGTGGTGACGTTGTTCCATACAGTCTTGTTTCCCTTCGTTGTCTGTATTCCCGGTACTATCTCGATCTCATCGCCCAGGGCAAATTCTCCCTGCGTCAAGGATCCGCCAATGACTCCGCCTTTCAGTTCACTTACGGGCGTGCCCGGCCTGTTTATGTCAAATGATCTTGCAATATACATTATGGGATCGTCATTTTCATTGAACTTAGGCGATGGAATGTACTTTTCTATGGCTTCAAACAGCGCATCTATGTTGGTGCTGTGGTACGCGCTCACTGGAATTATTGGGGCATTCTCTGCAATGCTGCCCTTGACAAAATTCTTTATTTCCCTGTAACTTTCGATTGCTCGCTCCCTTGTTACAAGATCTATCTTGTTCTGCACTATTATTATATTTTTTATGCCCATGATCTCAAGTGCGGTAAGATGTTCCCTTGTCTGTGGTTGTGGGCAGTGCTCATTTGCAGCTATGACTAGAAGGGCACCGTTCATAAGCGCGGATCCTGACAGCATGGTTGCCATCAGTGTTTCGTGACCCGGCGCATCCACGATCGATATGACTCTTTCTAGATCGCAATTTTCCCCTTTTTCCCGCGTGTAATGCACGTTACCAGAGGAATCGTAGCACCTGTATATGGGCGTATCTGCATAACCAAGCTTTATCGAGATGCCTCTCTTTATCTCCTCCGAATGGGTATCGGTCTTCGTGCCTGTCAGAGCCAGCGTTAGCGTACTCTTTCCGTGGTCAACGTGGCCGACCATCCCTATATTGACCGAAGGCTGAGGCATCTTAAGCTTGCTGATCATCTTTCTTCTCCTCTAGGGGCGTTGGCCCATACTGAACTATCTTCAGGTTAATCTGAGATATATCCGATCCTATGATCGAACCCCTGACCGTTATCCTCTTTCTTATTCCGTTCTTTCCTCTGTAACCCTTCTTGTAGGATACGAGTATCTGCTTCTTGCCCTGGGTCTGCAGATCGGATCTCATTGGGAAGCCGTCTATGGAACTGCCGCCAGTGACCACTAGCTTATAGCCCACCAGATCAAAGAATACCCCATCTATCTCATCGCCTATTTTTCTTCCTACCAGT
Protein-coding regions in this window:
- a CDS encoding DNA methyltransferase; translated protein: MVDVQISLGAIEKAIDGIKSAPDMDTVRKVTGSLRSTVGNGIDGGESVTVNADAFYQIIDKIERSRTTERAIHYADEIYRMAFRPRKLPYSDMDLSRWREYGDVITDSLWIFKERDYSGSKLGWYWGNFVPQIPRQMMMRYTKRNEWVIDPFSGSGTTLIEAKKLGRNAIGIEINPEVSRRSSEIIRKIRGDGLARIYTENSMTVDIKHLMDENGIDRFSMAILHPPYHDIIKFSDDPGDLSNARSVDDFLVMLSRVVKNIADHLEDGRFMAMVIGDKYRKGEWIPLGFYAMQAVMNISFRLKSTIVKNFEFTRGKAGSEALWRYRALSGGFYVFKHEYIFLFQKT
- a CDS encoding G1 family glutamic endopeptidase translates to MAIVSLAMVISFSPVLSYVDANSFYAFDHSVSMGTSESLNWAGHAVVPSDGSAHNVTMSLIIPNTDTSGNSYAAFWVGIDGYNDNTAERTGILGEPSGYGHNSKTVYKV
- a CDS encoding winged helix-turn-helix transcriptional regulator, whose amino-acid sequence is MIKTDRGEICIDPAEPILHIIGKKYAIFIVSVLGNDNTRKNFNDLMRAVPGISSTMLSARLHEMNECGLIERHEGDIVTYELTERGREIRKRMLPLIEYLADAD
- a CDS encoding endonuclease III domain-containing protein encodes the protein MRIYSTVYDDLFRVYGDLHWWPADSKDEVVIGAVLTQNTSWKNVEKAIERLREKGLNSLAAISKCDVKDLAETIRPSGFYNQKAERLIALSKALMERFGGIDSIHDLETAVSFFSPIKGIGQETLDSILLYALDLPVFVMDKYTARFLDRCYGIRGGDIKKDVEGEIKDVERLKNLHAMIVQISKDHCKKVPECDGCPLNTKCEYYGRERRQNAFLHDKD
- the eif2g gene encoding translation initiation factor IF-2 subunit gamma; this encodes MISKLKMPQPSVNIGMVGHVDHGKSTLTLALTGTKTDTHSEEIKRGISIKLGYADTPIYRCYDSSGNVHYTREKGENCDLERVISIVDAPGHETLMATMLSGSALMNGALLVIAANEHCPQPQTREHLTALEIMGIKNIIIVQNKIDLVTRERAIESYREIKNFVKGSIAENAPIIPVSAYHSTNIDALFEAIEKYIPSPKFNENDDPIMYIARSFDINRPGTPVSELKGGVIGGSLTQGEFALGDEIEIVPGIQTTKGNKTVWNNVTTEVVSLMAGKYSYDRIRPGGLAAIGTKLDPFLTKGDAFTGRIAGHVGKVPPVAFSMRLESHLLKRVVGSDQELNVEPIRPKETLMFTVATANTVGVVNAMKGSEIEVSLKYPVAAFNGMRVAIGRRVMNRWRLIGYGIIQSLE
- a CDS encoding 30S ribosomal protein S6e, which produces MANSLAIIADPKTGKTYKKEIPAERMGSLVGRKIGDEIDGVFFDLVGYKLVVTGGSSIDGFPMRSDLQTQGKKQILVSYKKGYRGKNGIRKRITVRGSIIGSDISQINLKIVQYGPTPLEEKKDDQQA